In a single window of the Zea mays cultivar B73 chromosome 5, Zm-B73-REFERENCE-NAM-5.0, whole genome shotgun sequence genome:
- the LOC100285184 gene encoding zinc finger, C3HC4 type family protein isoform X3, translating to MIWVLFIMQLASHGTQTEETMQFVPHCDHAEVSDSQSTSSQLNLIERSTEHLASCEINPVSVDDDNDNEHIDANEETHLVIQDVPQCRICLDSEGDDLIAPCRCKGTQKYVHRSCLDNWRSTKVVAFMGMVIYRFYGDELREMFGYEEHPYAFYAMAILAIVLVGLLYGFFIAIICGQRITERHYHVLAKQELTKEYIVEDLEGADHVPDLDPSHVIELKILGLY from the exons ATGATTTGGGTCCTGTTTATCATGCAGTTGGCTTCTCATGGCACTCAAACAGAAGAGACGATGCAGTTTGTGCCCCATTGTGATCATGCAGAAGTGTCAGATTCACAGTCAACAAGTTCACAACTAAACCTGATAGAGAGATCAACAGAGCATCTAGCCTCATGTGAAATCAACCCAGTGAGCGTTGATGATGACAACGACAATGAACATATCGATGCCAATGAAGAAACTCACCTTGTTATTCAGGACGTTCCTCAATGCCGGATTTGCCTTGATAGTGAAG GTGATGACTTGATTGCGCCCTGCCGTTGCAAGGGAACGCAGAAGTATGTCCATAGGTCCTGTCTTGATAACTGGAGATCAACAAAG GTAGTTGCTTTCATGGGTATGGTGATTTACAGATTTTATGGAGATGAACTGCGCGAAATGTTTGGTTATGAAGAGCACCCATATGCTTTCTATGCCATGGCGA TACTGGCTATTGTTTTGGTTGGTTTGCTGTATGGGTTCTTCATTGCTATAATATGTGGACAGAGGATAACTGAACGGCATTACCATGTTCTTGCAAAGCAAGAGTTAACCAAG GAGTATATTGTAGAAGATCTTGAAGGAGCTGACCATGTGCCAGACCTTGATCCTAGCCATGTTATAGAGTTGAAGATATTAGGACTATATTAA
- the LOC100285184 gene encoding zinc finger, C3HC4 type family protein isoform X1, whose product MIWVLFIMQLASHGTQTEETMQFVPHCDHAEVSDSQSTSSQLNLIERSTEHLASCEINPVSVDDDNDNEHIDANEETHLVIQDVPQCRICLDSEGDDLIAPCRCKGTQKYVHRSCLDNWRSTKEGFAFSHCTECRAAFFLRANVPPDRWWLRLKFQLLVVRDHTLIFFIVQLVVAFMGMVIYRFYGDELREMFGYEEHPYAFYAMAIVQIAVLAIVLVGLLYGFFIAIICGQRITERHYHVLAKQELTKEYIVEDLEGADHVPDLDPSHVIELKILGLY is encoded by the exons ATGATTTGGGTCCTGTTTATCATGCAGTTGGCTTCTCATGGCACTCAAACAGAAGAGACGATGCAGTTTGTGCCCCATTGTGATCATGCAGAAGTGTCAGATTCACAGTCAACAAGTTCACAACTAAACCTGATAGAGAGATCAACAGAGCATCTAGCCTCATGTGAAATCAACCCAGTGAGCGTTGATGATGACAACGACAATGAACATATCGATGCCAATGAAGAAACTCACCTTGTTATTCAGGACGTTCCTCAATGCCGGATTTGCCTTGATAGTGAAG GTGATGACTTGATTGCGCCCTGCCGTTGCAAGGGAACGCAGAAGTATGTCCATAGGTCCTGTCTTGATAACTGGAGATCAACAAAG GAAGGTTTTGCATTTTCACATTGCACTGAATGTCGAGCTGCATTCTTTCTTCGTGCAAATGTTCCTCCAGATCGATGGTGGTTAAGATTGAAGTTTCAACTTCTGGTTGTTAGGGATCACACACTAATCTTCTTTATTGTGCAACTG GTAGTTGCTTTCATGGGTATGGTGATTTACAGATTTTATGGAGATGAACTGCGCGAAATGTTTGGTTATGAAGAGCACCCATATGCTTTCTATGCCATGGCGA TTGTTCAAATTGCAGTACTGGCTATTGTTTTGGTTGGTTTGCTGTATGGGTTCTTCATTGCTATAATATGTGGACAGAGGATAACTGAACGGCATTACCATGTTCTTGCAAAGCAAGAGTTAACCAAG GAGTATATTGTAGAAGATCTTGAAGGAGCTGACCATGTGCCAGACCTTGATCCTAGCCATGTTATAGAGTTGAAGATATTAGGACTATATTAA
- the LOC100285184 gene encoding zinc finger, C3HC4 type family protein precursor: protein MIWVLFIMQLASHGTQTEETMQFVPHCDHAEVSDSQSTSSQLNLIERSTEHLASCEINPVSVDDDNDNEHIDANEETHLVIQDVPQCRICLDSEGDDLIAPCRCKGTQKYVHRSCLDNWRSTKEGFAFSHCTECRAAFFLRANVPPDRWWLRLKFQLLVVRDHTLIFFIVQLVVAFMGMVIYRFYGDELREMFGYEEHPYAFYAMAILAIVLVGLLYGFFIAIICGQRITERHYHVLAKQELTKEYIVEDLEGADHVPDLDPSHVIELKILGLY, encoded by the exons ATGATTTGGGTCCTGTTTATCATGCAGTTGGCTTCTCATGGCACTCAAACAGAAGAGACGATGCAGTTTGTGCCCCATTGTGATCATGCAGAAGTGTCAGATTCACAGTCAACAAGTTCACAACTAAACCTGATAGAGAGATCAACAGAGCATCTAGCCTCATGTGAAATCAACCCAGTGAGCGTTGATGATGACAACGACAATGAACATATCGATGCCAATGAAGAAACTCACCTTGTTATTCAGGACGTTCCTCAATGCCGGATTTGCCTTGATAGTGAAG GTGATGACTTGATTGCGCCCTGCCGTTGCAAGGGAACGCAGAAGTATGTCCATAGGTCCTGTCTTGATAACTGGAGATCAACAAAG GAAGGTTTTGCATTTTCACATTGCACTGAATGTCGAGCTGCATTCTTTCTTCGTGCAAATGTTCCTCCAGATCGATGGTGGTTAAGATTGAAGTTTCAACTTCTGGTTGTTAGGGATCACACACTAATCTTCTTTATTGTGCAACTG GTAGTTGCTTTCATGGGTATGGTGATTTACAGATTTTATGGAGATGAACTGCGCGAAATGTTTGGTTATGAAGAGCACCCATATGCTTTCTATGCCATGGCGA TACTGGCTATTGTTTTGGTTGGTTTGCTGTATGGGTTCTTCATTGCTATAATATGTGGACAGAGGATAACTGAACGGCATTACCATGTTCTTGCAAAGCAAGAGTTAACCAAG GAGTATATTGTAGAAGATCTTGAAGGAGCTGACCATGTGCCAGACCTTGATCCTAGCCATGTTATAGAGTTGAAGATATTAGGACTATATTAA
- the LOC100285184 gene encoding zinc finger, C3HC4 type family protein isoform X2, translated as MIWVLFIMQLASHGTQTEETMQFVPHCDHAEVSDSQSTSSQLNLIERSTEHLASCEINPVSVDDDNDNEHIDANEETHLVIQDVPQCRICLDSEGDDLIAPCRCKGTQKYVHRSCLDNWRSTKVVAFMGMVIYRFYGDELREMFGYEEHPYAFYAMAIVQIAVLAIVLVGLLYGFFIAIICGQRITERHYHVLAKQELTKEYIVEDLEGADHVPDLDPSHVIELKILGLY; from the exons ATGATTTGGGTCCTGTTTATCATGCAGTTGGCTTCTCATGGCACTCAAACAGAAGAGACGATGCAGTTTGTGCCCCATTGTGATCATGCAGAAGTGTCAGATTCACAGTCAACAAGTTCACAACTAAACCTGATAGAGAGATCAACAGAGCATCTAGCCTCATGTGAAATCAACCCAGTGAGCGTTGATGATGACAACGACAATGAACATATCGATGCCAATGAAGAAACTCACCTTGTTATTCAGGACGTTCCTCAATGCCGGATTTGCCTTGATAGTGAAG GTGATGACTTGATTGCGCCCTGCCGTTGCAAGGGAACGCAGAAGTATGTCCATAGGTCCTGTCTTGATAACTGGAGATCAACAAAG GTAGTTGCTTTCATGGGTATGGTGATTTACAGATTTTATGGAGATGAACTGCGCGAAATGTTTGGTTATGAAGAGCACCCATATGCTTTCTATGCCATGGCGA TTGTTCAAATTGCAGTACTGGCTATTGTTTTGGTTGGTTTGCTGTATGGGTTCTTCATTGCTATAATATGTGGACAGAGGATAACTGAACGGCATTACCATGTTCTTGCAAAGCAAGAGTTAACCAAG GAGTATATTGTAGAAGATCTTGAAGGAGCTGACCATGTGCCAGACCTTGATCCTAGCCATGTTATAGAGTTGAAGATATTAGGACTATATTAA